One window of the Candidatus Nanopelagicales bacterium genome contains the following:
- a CDS encoding NUDIX domain-containing protein, with product MAGDGSHDYRPGDFPPFAVTVDLVALTIRDDQLRVLLVTRGGEPFRGRPALPGGFVLPDEDLPQAAARELSEETGLRRVPGHLEQLATYGAPNRDPRMRVVSVAYLALAPDLPDPSAGSHAADAGWWPVHEALAARLAFDHRRILRDGLERARSKLEYTSLGTSFCPREFTVSQLRRVYEAVWGVSLDPRNFHRKVTGTPGLLEDTGLTVVDGPGRPATLYRAGPTGSIHPPLLRERFAER from the coding sequence ATGGCAGGAGACGGCTCCCACGACTACCGGCCGGGGGACTTCCCGCCCTTCGCGGTCACAGTCGACCTGGTGGCGCTGACCATTCGGGACGACCAGCTGCGGGTGCTGCTGGTGACGCGTGGCGGGGAGCCGTTCCGTGGCCGACCTGCGCTCCCCGGCGGGTTCGTGCTCCCGGACGAGGACCTGCCGCAGGCGGCGGCCCGCGAGCTGTCCGAGGAGACCGGGTTGCGCCGGGTGCCGGGCCACCTGGAGCAGTTGGCCACCTACGGAGCGCCCAACCGCGACCCCCGGATGCGCGTGGTGTCCGTGGCCTACCTGGCGCTGGCCCCGGACCTCCCGGACCCGTCGGCCGGCTCGCACGCGGCGGACGCCGGGTGGTGGCCGGTGCACGAGGCGCTGGCGGCGCGGCTGGCGTTCGACCACCGCCGGATCCTGCGGGACGGGCTGGAGCGGGCGCGCAGCAAGCTGGAGTACACCTCCCTCGGCACGTCCTTCTGCCCGCGCGAGTTCACGGTCAGCCAGCTGCGCCGGGTGTACGAGGCGGTCTGGGGAGTGTCGCTGGACCCCCGGAACTTCCACCGGAAGGTGACCGGAACGCCCGGCCTGCTCGAGGACACCGGGCTCACCGTCGTCGACGGTCCGGGTCGACCGGCCACCCTCTACCGCGCCGGGCCGACCGGCTCGATCCACCCGCCGCTGCTGCGGGAGCGGTTCGCCGAGCGGTAG